A single region of the Bacillus cereus genome encodes:
- a CDS encoding VOC family protein: protein MGFQLHPETTLGVVHLYVSNLKKSLEFYTEVLRMKVLEEKSTIVTFGNEENEPLLIIEEKEDALPKQRGRTGLYHYAILLPNRQDLANILRHFVERVHPLHGGADHYFSEALYLADPDGNGIEIYHDRQKEVWHDENGELPFVSNPLDGEGLLQQGSTWNGFPAGTVMGHIHLHVADLEEAKRFYVDGLGFDVTIPARNGALFVSAGGYHHHIGLNTWQGEDIPPQMPNSVGLKYFTIVLADEKQKEQVCESLKYIGVFATYKDGVLQAEDPFGHCIHFKIKGEA from the coding sequence ATGGGCTTTCAACTTCATCCCGAAACAACACTTGGGGTTGTTCATTTATATGTATCAAATTTAAAGAAATCGCTAGAGTTTTATACAGAAGTATTGCGTATGAAGGTATTGGAAGAAAAAAGTACAATCGTTACGTTTGGTAATGAGGAAAATGAGCCACTTCTCATCATAGAAGAAAAGGAAGACGCTCTTCCGAAGCAAAGAGGTCGAACTGGTTTATATCACTATGCAATTTTATTACCAAACAGACAAGACTTAGCAAATATTCTTCGTCATTTTGTTGAGAGAGTACACCCATTACATGGTGGGGCTGACCATTACTTTAGTGAAGCTCTTTATTTAGCTGATCCAGATGGAAACGGGATTGAAATTTATCATGATCGCCAAAAAGAAGTTTGGCATGATGAAAATGGAGAGCTACCATTTGTTAGTAACCCGTTAGACGGCGAAGGATTATTACAGCAAGGCAGTACATGGAATGGATTCCCAGCTGGTACTGTGATGGGGCATATTCATTTACATGTAGCTGACTTAGAAGAAGCGAAACGTTTCTATGTTGACGGTCTTGGTTTTGATGTAACAATCCCAGCTCGAAATGGAGCGTTGTTCGTATCAGCAGGTGGTTATCATCATCATATCGGTTTAAATACATGGCAAGGTGAAGATATACCACCACAAATGCCAAATTCCGTCGGCTTGAAATATTTCACTATTGTATTAGCAGATGAAAAACAAAAAGAGCAAGTATGTGAAAGTTTAAAATATATTGGCGTGTTTGCTACGTATAAAGATGGAGTATTACAGGCCGAGGATCCGTTTGGACATTGTATCCATTTCAAAATAAAAGGAGAAGCCTAA
- a CDS encoding DoxX family protein, giving the protein MNQHIGNLIIRIVLGVTFFMHGLTKFQSGIDNIAGWFTSIGLPGGLAYGVATFELVGGLLLILGLGVRYIGLLFALVMVGAIVKVKWSAGLLGDGKNPGFELELALLAMGAYLFVAKADGFVDNFLKEKMLKKN; this is encoded by the coding sequence ATGAATCAACATATTGGTAACTTAATTATTCGTATCGTGTTAGGGGTAACGTTCTTTATGCACGGTTTAACAAAATTCCAATCAGGAATTGACAATATTGCAGGGTGGTTTACAAGCATTGGTTTACCGGGAGGACTTGCATACGGTGTAGCAACATTTGAATTAGTTGGAGGTCTATTGTTAATTCTAGGCTTAGGTGTAAGATATATTGGCTTATTATTTGCACTTGTTATGGTTGGAGCGATTGTGAAAGTAAAATGGTCAGCTGGCTTGTTAGGAGACGGGAAAAATCCTGGGTTTGAGTTAGAACTTGCATTATTAGCGATGGGTGCATACTTATTTGTTGCGAAAGCTGATGGTTTTGTAGATAATTTCTTAAAAGAGAAAATGTTAAAGAAGAATTAA